From Spirosoma aerolatum, one genomic window encodes:
- a CDS encoding acyltransferase gives MNSVFIHPSAIVDDGCQIGEGTKIWHFSHIMPDCVIGNGCNIGQNVVISPQVVLGNNVKVQNNVSIYTGVTCADDVFLGPSMVFTNVINPRSAIVRKDQYQKTHVGKGASIGANATIVCGHDIGEYAFIGAGAVVTKHVPPYALMVGNPARQLGWISEYGHRLNFDEQGLAQCPESAETYRLKDGAIHKEL, from the coding sequence TTGGCGAAGGCACGAAAATCTGGCATTTCTCGCACATCATGCCCGACTGCGTGATTGGGAACGGATGTAACATCGGCCAGAATGTGGTGATCTCCCCGCAGGTCGTGCTGGGTAATAACGTGAAGGTGCAGAACAACGTGTCGATCTATACGGGAGTTACCTGCGCCGACGATGTGTTTTTAGGGCCGTCGATGGTGTTTACGAATGTGATCAATCCACGAAGCGCTATTGTCCGAAAAGACCAGTATCAGAAAACGCACGTTGGCAAAGGAGCCAGTATCGGGGCCAATGCTACCATCGTATGCGGGCACGACATTGGGGAGTATGCGTTTATTGGCGCAGGAGCAGTAGTCACTAAACATGTGCCGCCCTATGCGCTGATGGTCGGTAATCCGGCCCGACAACTCGGCTGGATCAGCGAATACGGCCACCGACTCAACTTCGACGAGCAAGGGCTGGCCCAATGCCCGGAAAGTGCTGAAACCTACCGGCTCAAAGACGGTGCAATTCATAAAGAACTGTAG
- a CDS encoding Gfo/Idh/MocA family oxidoreductase, which translates to MKTFALIGAAGFIAPRHLKAIKETGNRLVTAFDKFDSVGVMDSFFPEADFFTEFERFDRHVDKKRREGDPIQYVSICSPNYLHDAHIRFGLRSGADVICEKPLVLNPWNIDGLAEMEKETGKRVNNILQLRLHPSIVALKNRIANSPADKVYDVDLAYITSRGKWYNISWKGDTTKSGGVATNIGVHFFDMLTWIFGKVKKNVVHVREENTAAGFLELERANVRWFLSTEYESLPEAVKLAGKRTYRSLQMEGEEIEFSDGFTDLHTRSYEHILSGSGFGLLEAYPSIEIVHHIRNANLTHPSSDYHPLVKYRQNGLVVK; encoded by the coding sequence ATGAAAACATTTGCCCTGATCGGTGCTGCCGGTTTTATAGCCCCCCGCCACCTGAAAGCCATAAAAGAAACCGGGAATAGGCTGGTGACGGCCTTCGATAAGTTCGACTCGGTGGGGGTGATGGATAGTTTCTTTCCCGAAGCTGATTTCTTCACGGAGTTTGAGCGGTTTGATCGGCACGTCGATAAAAAACGCCGGGAAGGCGATCCGATTCAGTACGTCAGCATCTGTAGCCCGAACTACCTGCACGACGCACACATCCGTTTCGGACTGCGGAGCGGAGCCGATGTGATCTGCGAAAAGCCCCTGGTGCTGAACCCCTGGAACATCGATGGACTGGCCGAAATGGAGAAAGAAACCGGCAAACGGGTCAATAACATCCTGCAACTACGGCTGCATCCCAGTATTGTAGCGCTGAAAAACCGCATCGCCAACAGCCCAGCCGATAAAGTGTACGATGTAGATCTAGCCTATATCACCTCTCGGGGCAAATGGTACAACATTAGCTGGAAAGGCGATACCACCAAATCGGGTGGCGTGGCAACCAACATTGGCGTCCACTTTTTCGACATGCTAACCTGGATTTTCGGTAAGGTGAAGAAAAACGTCGTGCATGTGCGCGAAGAGAATACAGCCGCTGGATTTCTGGAACTGGAACGGGCCAATGTGCGCTGGTTTCTAAGTACCGAATATGAATCGTTGCCTGAAGCTGTCAAGCTAGCCGGTAAACGGACCTATCGATCCCTGCAAATGGAAGGGGAGGAAATTGAATTCAGCGACGGCTTTACCGACCTCCATACCCGAAGCTATGAACACATTCTGTCGGGGAGCGGCTTTGGCCTGCTGGAAGCCTACCCATCCATCGAAATTGTTCACCATATCCGAAATGCAAATCTGACGCATCCAAGTAGCGACTATCACCCATTGGTCAAGTACCGGCAAAACGGTCTGGTGGTTAAGTAA
- a CDS encoding ABC transporter permease, producing the protein MTLIQHNVVAEEEEVTYAHSITPQNSLFDLRLGEIWQYRDLLILFVRRDFVAKYKQTILGPVWFFIQPIFQTAVMAIVFGGMAGLSTDGVPPILFYLAGVTAWNYFSNCLRATSNTFTANAGLFGKVYFPRAVTPLSVVISNLIQFGIGMLLFLVMYGFFTLIGTALHPSSALLLFPLLIVVMGFMGLGLGMLVSAMTTRYRDLQYLVEFGVQLLMYATPVIIPLSAIPAKYKPIMLANPMTGVIETFKYGFFGTGTFSWPLLSYSIGFSLIAFLIGLAVFNKTEKNFMDTV; encoded by the coding sequence TTGACGTTGATTCAACATAACGTAGTGGCCGAAGAGGAAGAGGTAACGTATGCTCATTCGATTACTCCGCAAAACAGCCTGTTCGACTTGCGGCTGGGCGAAATCTGGCAGTATCGTGATTTGCTGATCCTGTTTGTCCGCCGGGATTTCGTTGCGAAGTACAAACAGACCATTCTGGGGCCAGTATGGTTCTTTATCCAGCCCATTTTCCAGACAGCCGTTATGGCTATCGTCTTTGGGGGCATGGCTGGCCTATCGACAGATGGCGTACCACCGATTCTGTTTTACCTGGCAGGGGTAACGGCCTGGAATTACTTTTCCAACTGCCTACGGGCCACATCGAATACGTTTACCGCCAATGCAGGTCTGTTTGGGAAAGTCTATTTCCCTAGGGCAGTTACTCCCTTATCGGTTGTCATCAGCAACCTCATTCAGTTTGGCATTGGTATGCTGCTCTTTCTGGTGATGTACGGTTTTTTTACGCTAATCGGAACGGCGCTACACCCCAGCAGCGCTTTACTCCTGTTCCCCTTATTAATCGTCGTAATGGGCTTTATGGGGTTGGGATTAGGCATGCTGGTATCCGCTATGACTACCCGCTACCGCGATTTACAGTATCTGGTTGAGTTTGGGGTGCAGTTACTGATGTATGCAACACCAGTAATTATTCCCTTATCGGCTATACCCGCCAAATATAAACCCATCATGCTGGCCAATCCTATGACAGGGGTTATCGAAACGTTTAAATACGGCTTTTTCGGAACAGGTACGTTTTCCTGGCCACTACTTAGCTATTCAATTGGGTTCTCCCTAATAGCATTCTTGATTGGCTTGGCAGTATTCAATAAAACAGAAAAGAACTTTATGGATACGGTATAA
- a CDS encoding ABC transporter ATP-binding protein has translation MKPIIKVENLSKQYRLGTIGTGTLREDVQRWWHQIRGKEDPYLKIGETNERNSKGQSDYVWALKDINFEVMPGEVLGIIGKNGAGKSTLLKILSKVTGPTIGRINFNGRIGSLLEVGTGFHPDLTGRENIFLNGAILGMTKREIRSKLDEIIDFSGCERYVDTPVKRYSSGMTVRLGFAVAAHLDPEILVVDEVLAVGDAEFQKKAIGKMQDVSRNEGRTVLFVSHNLNAISLLCNRAILIENGQILVDGFTEKIINRYIENQSILASGQLNLETIKRDKLDSDIIFRDVRFNEYPVKFGNDIEIILKLKQQKDNDFQDLEIGVGIYDIHDKMLIHTSNKFISKTLKHKSDHQEYVFIIKNNLSPQTYRINLFLKTEKGIQDWLQNIVSFEILDGNPYKYMNSKQIEGVIFPDFEVIER, from the coding sequence ATGAAGCCCATAATTAAAGTTGAGAATCTATCCAAACAGTATCGCCTAGGAACTATAGGGACTGGTACTCTCCGAGAGGATGTTCAGCGATGGTGGCATCAGATTAGAGGGAAAGAAGATCCTTATTTGAAGATTGGTGAAACAAACGAACGGAATAGTAAAGGTCAAAGTGACTACGTTTGGGCTCTCAAAGATATCAATTTTGAAGTGATGCCTGGTGAAGTGTTGGGTATTATTGGTAAAAATGGAGCTGGTAAGTCAACTCTACTAAAAATTCTTTCAAAGGTTACTGGACCTACAATTGGTCGGATTAATTTTAACGGTCGAATTGGAAGCTTATTGGAAGTTGGTACCGGCTTCCATCCAGACTTGACGGGACGGGAAAATATCTTTTTAAATGGGGCAATCCTAGGTATGACTAAACGAGAAATCCGCTCCAAATTAGATGAAATAATTGACTTCTCAGGTTGTGAAAGATATGTAGATACACCCGTAAAACGCTACTCAAGTGGAATGACAGTCCGCTTAGGCTTTGCTGTAGCAGCTCACCTTGATCCTGAAATCCTCGTTGTGGACGAAGTATTAGCAGTAGGAGATGCTGAATTTCAGAAAAAAGCAATAGGTAAAATGCAGGATGTGAGTAGAAATGAGGGGAGAACGGTATTGTTTGTAAGTCATAATCTAAATGCAATAAGCTTATTATGTAATAGAGCAATTCTTATAGAAAATGGCCAAATTTTGGTAGATGGTTTTACAGAAAAAATAATAAATAGATACATAGAAAATCAATCTATTTTAGCCTCTGGGCAACTCAACCTAGAAACTATAAAAAGAGATAAATTAGATTCAGATATAATTTTTAGAGACGTTAGGTTCAACGAGTATCCAGTAAAATTTGGTAATGATATAGAAATAATATTAAAGTTAAAGCAGCAAAAAGATAATGATTTTCAAGATTTGGAAATCGGGGTAGGAATATATGATATTCATGATAAAATGCTAATTCATACAAGTAACAAATTTATAAGTAAAACTTTAAAGCATAAATCCGACCATCAAGAATACGTATTTATTATAAAAAATAATCTATCTCCTCAAACTTATAGAATTAACTTGTTCTTGAAAACAGAAAAAGGTATTCAAGATTGGTTACAAAATATAGTAAGTTTTGAAATATTAGATGGGAATCCGTATAAATATATGAACTCTAAACAAATTGAAGGGGTAATATTCCCAGATTTTGAAGTTATAGAAAGGTAA